A genomic stretch from Haemophilus parainfluenzae ATCC 33392 includes:
- a CDS encoding Gfo/Idh/MocA family protein: MQTNGLNIALIGCGFFGVQLASAFDKAQANLIAVTDINPSLAQKLADQYGSQAFFSVEEMLAETKPDLVVIATPNYAHYSPAILALNAGCHVFIETPFTLSSSQGQHLRRLAEEKGKFIFVGHLERTLPGMLKVKAALEQGKLGRITVARAMRQRWIENLPNKEWWKLDANLTGGELFHLIHELDLLCWLLGDIEAVFAQAANQAHHDTPDSRDVLQLLLRFKNGVLGSLEMGTAYRLHQWGIQIHGENGVIEVNFFTSSVTFNYLDGKIEHVDLFDEFEADLSLRESAKGTQQYNVTHAPCQLWLSRAAEIEVQSVVEHLTQGKTSPLSLCLTEAIEVAEAAKQSMVTEKQISVKK; this comes from the coding sequence ATGCAAACTAATGGACTAAACATTGCCTTAATCGGCTGCGGCTTTTTTGGCGTTCAGTTGGCTTCCGCATTTGATAAAGCCCAAGCAAACTTAATTGCGGTGACCGATATCAATCCTTCTCTTGCACAAAAACTTGCAGATCAATACGGCAGCCAAGCCTTTTTTAGTGTGGAAGAAATGTTGGCTGAAACCAAACCTGATTTAGTGGTTATCGCCACACCAAACTACGCCCATTATTCTCCGGCTATTTTGGCGTTAAACGCTGGCTGTCATGTCTTTATTGAAACGCCTTTTACCTTAAGCTCTTCTCAAGGCCAACATTTACGCCGTCTTGCCGAAGAAAAAGGCAAATTCATTTTTGTGGGCCATTTAGAACGTACATTACCTGGCATGTTGAAAGTCAAAGCGGCTTTAGAACAAGGAAAATTAGGCCGCATTACGGTAGCTCGTGCCATGCGTCAGCGTTGGATTGAAAATCTACCAAACAAAGAATGGTGGAAATTAGATGCCAATCTTACGGGCGGCGAGCTTTTCCACCTTATTCACGAACTGGATTTACTCTGTTGGTTATTAGGCGATATTGAGGCGGTCTTTGCTCAAGCGGCTAATCAAGCGCATCACGATACGCCAGACAGCCGTGATGTGTTGCAGTTGCTATTACGTTTTAAAAATGGCGTGTTAGGCTCGCTCGAAATGGGCACAGCTTATCGATTACACCAATGGGGCATTCAAATTCATGGTGAAAACGGTGTGATTGAAGTCAATTTCTTTACCTCAAGTGTCACATTTAATTATCTAGATGGAAAAATAGAACACGTTGATTTATTTGATGAATTTGAGGCTGATTTATCTTTACGCGAAAGTGCCAAAGGCACACAGCAATATAATGTCACCCACGCACCTTGCCAACTTTGGTTAAGCCGAGCGGCTGAAATCGAAGTGCAAAGCGTGGTAGAGCACTTAACGCAAGGAAAAACCAGCCCATTAAGTCTATGTTTAACTGAAGCCATCGAAGTTGCAGAAGCAGCGAAGCAATCCATGGTAACGGAAAAACAAATCTCAGTGAAAAAATAA
- a CDS encoding Gfo/Idh/MocA family protein: protein MMRYGVVGVGYFGADLARFMNEFDDAQITMVYDPENGETIAKELQCVAAKSLEELVTSPEVDCVIVATPNYLHKEPVILAAKNKKHVFCEKPIALSYQDCDDMVRACEENGVTFMAGHVMNFFNGVHHAKELINQGVIGKVLYCHTARNGWEEQQPTISWKKIREKSGGHLYHHIHELDCVQFIMGGMPKTVTMAAANVAHKGEKFGDEDDMIFVTMEYDDNRFAVLEWGSAFRWGEHYVLIQGEKGAIKLDMYNTKGTLRVDGKDTYFLIHETQEEDDDRTRIYNSTEMDGAIQYGKPGKRTPLWLSSIMKKEMRYLNDILHGMEPTEEFAKLLTGEAARAAIATADACTRSRYENRKVDLSEIIGK, encoded by the coding sequence ATGATGCGATATGGTGTTGTTGGCGTTGGCTATTTTGGTGCGGATTTAGCCCGTTTCATGAATGAATTTGATGATGCACAGATTACCATGGTATACGACCCTGAAAATGGTGAAACCATTGCGAAAGAATTACAATGCGTAGCGGCAAAATCGCTTGAAGAATTAGTCACTTCCCCTGAGGTGGATTGCGTAATTGTCGCCACTCCAAACTACTTACACAAAGAACCGGTAATCCTAGCAGCGAAAAACAAAAAACACGTTTTCTGTGAAAAACCAATCGCCTTAAGTTATCAAGACTGTGACGACATGGTCCGCGCTTGCGAAGAAAATGGCGTTACCTTTATGGCTGGCCACGTGATGAACTTCTTTAACGGTGTTCACCATGCCAAAGAATTAATCAATCAAGGCGTGATCGGTAAAGTGCTTTATTGCCACACCGCACGTAATGGCTGGGAAGAACAACAACCAACCATTTCATGGAAAAAAATCCGTGAAAAATCTGGCGGTCACTTATACCACCATATTCACGAATTAGACTGCGTACAATTCATTATGGGTGGCATGCCAAAAACCGTTACCATGGCAGCCGCCAATGTTGCACACAAAGGCGAAAAATTCGGTGATGAAGACGATATGATTTTTGTCACCATGGAATACGATGATAATCGCTTCGCAGTTCTAGAATGGGGTTCCGCTTTCCGTTGGGGTGAGCATTATGTATTAATTCAAGGGGAAAAAGGTGCGATCAAACTTGATATGTACAATACCAAAGGCACCCTTCGCGTGGATGGAAAAGACACCTATTTCCTCATTCACGAAACCCAAGAAGAAGATGATGACCGCACCCGTATTTACAACAGCACAGAAATGGACGGTGCGATTCAATACGGTAAACCAGGCAAACGCACACCGCTCTGGTTGAGTTCTATCATGAAAAAAGAAATGCGTTATTTAAACGATATTCTTCATGGTATGGAACCAACTGAGGAATTTGCAAAATTACTCACCGGTGAAGCTGCTCGTGCGGCTATCGCTACTGCCGATGCATGTACTCGTTCTCGTTACGAAAACCGCAAAGTTGATTTATCAGAAATCATCGGCAAATAA
- the pdxH gene encoding pyridoxamine 5'-phosphate oxidase, producing MDLHDIREDYCKQALSQHDCDPNPIKQFEKWLNEAITAKVNEPTGVNVATVNEEGRPTSRMVLLKEVNEQGFVFFTNYHSRKGRAIEHHPFVALTFFWPELERSVRIEGKAEKISPEQSDEYFATRPYTSRIGAWASEQSAVISSHKSLLAKAALIAAKHPLNVPRPPHWGGYLVIPDRIEFWQGRPSRLHDRICYLYNEGKWERERLSP from the coding sequence ATGGACTTACATGATATTCGTGAGGATTATTGCAAACAGGCGCTTTCTCAGCATGATTGCGATCCCAATCCAATAAAACAATTTGAAAAATGGCTCAACGAAGCGATTACGGCTAAAGTCAATGAGCCGACAGGTGTTAATGTCGCGACAGTCAATGAAGAGGGGCGTCCAACAAGTCGAATGGTGCTGTTGAAAGAAGTGAACGAACAAGGCTTCGTATTTTTCACGAACTATCACAGCCGAAAAGGTCGCGCCATAGAACATCATCCTTTCGTCGCCCTGACATTCTTTTGGCCTGAATTAGAACGTTCTGTTCGTATTGAGGGCAAAGCCGAAAAAATCTCGCCTGAACAATCAGATGAATATTTTGCAACGCGCCCTTACACCAGCCGAATTGGCGCTTGGGCCAGTGAGCAAAGTGCGGTCATTTCTAGCCACAAATCTTTATTAGCAAAAGCCGCGTTGATTGCAGCAAAACATCCATTAAATGTGCCACGCCCACCACATTGGGGTGGCTATCTTGTGATTCCTGATCGCATAGAATTCTGGCAAGGTCGCCCAAGTCGTTTACATGACAGAATTTGTTATTTATACAATGAGGGGAAATGGGAAAGAGAGCGGTTATCGCCGTAA
- a CDS encoding ABC transporter substrate-binding protein has product MKLKATLTLIAASLFLAACDQSGSATKENAKAETAKPSGNNTFVYCTAKAPLSFSPALVMEGTSYNASSQQVYNRLVEFKKGSTDLEPALAESWEISDDGLTYTFHLRKGVKFHTTKEFTPTRDFNADDVVFSFQRQLDPNHSYHNVSKGTYPYFKAMKFPDLLKSVEKVDDNTVRITLNKKDATFLASLGMDFISIYSAEYADAMLKAGKPETIDNKPVGTGPFIFVDYKTDQAAQYVANETYWKGRTPLDRLVISIVPDATTRYAKLQAGSCDLILFPNVADLAKMKTDPKVQLLEQKGLNVAYIAFNTEKAPFDNVKVRQALNYAVDKKAIIEAVYQGAGTAAKNPLPPTIWSYNDEIQDYPYDPEKAKQLLAEAGYPNGFETDFWIQPVVRASNPNPKRMAELVMADWAKVGVKANPVTFEWADYQKRAKAGELTAGIFGWSGDNGDPDNFLSPLLASANAGNSNFARFKNAEFDSLLDKAIGLTNKEERAALYKQAQVIFHEQAPWIPVAHSVGFAPLSPRVKGYVQSPFGYDAFYGVSVDGK; this is encoded by the coding sequence ATGAAATTAAAAGCGACCTTAACTCTTATTGCAGCTAGTTTGTTTTTAGCAGCTTGTGATCAATCTGGTTCTGCGACAAAAGAAAATGCAAAAGCAGAAACAGCAAAACCTTCAGGTAATAACACATTTGTGTACTGTACAGCGAAAGCACCACTTAGCTTTAGCCCAGCATTAGTAATGGAAGGTACATCTTACAATGCGAGTTCACAACAAGTATATAACCGTTTGGTTGAATTCAAAAAAGGCTCTACAGATCTTGAGCCAGCCTTGGCTGAAAGCTGGGAGATCAGTGACGATGGTTTAACTTATACGTTCCATCTACGTAAAGGGGTGAAATTCCATACGACAAAAGAATTTACGCCAACACGTGATTTTAATGCGGATGATGTGGTCTTTTCTTTCCAACGTCAGTTAGATCCTAACCACTCTTATCACAATGTATCGAAAGGGACTTATCCGTATTTCAAAGCGATGAAATTCCCAGATTTATTAAAATCAGTTGAGAAAGTGGATGACAACACCGTTCGTATCACCTTGAATAAAAAAGATGCGACTTTCTTAGCAAGCTTGGGTATGGACTTTATTTCTATTTACTCAGCTGAATATGCGGATGCGATGTTGAAAGCTGGCAAACCAGAAACGATCGATAACAAACCGGTAGGTACAGGTCCGTTTATTTTTGTGGATTACAAAACTGACCAAGCGGCACAATACGTAGCGAATGAAACCTATTGGAAAGGTCGTACACCGCTTGATCGTTTAGTCATCAGCATCGTACCAGATGCGACTACGCGTTATGCGAAGTTACAAGCGGGTTCTTGTGATTTAATTTTATTCCCGAACGTGGCGGATTTAGCCAAAATGAAAACTGATCCGAAAGTACAGCTTTTGGAACAAAAAGGTTTGAACGTGGCATATATTGCATTCAATACAGAAAAAGCACCGTTTGATAATGTGAAAGTACGCCAAGCATTGAACTATGCGGTAGATAAAAAAGCAATTATTGAAGCGGTTTATCAAGGTGCGGGCACTGCAGCGAAAAACCCACTACCGCCAACAATTTGGAGTTATAACGACGAAATCCAAGATTATCCGTATGATCCAGAGAAAGCGAAACAGCTTTTAGCGGAAGCAGGTTATCCAAACGGTTTTGAAACGGACTTCTGGATTCAACCAGTAGTGCGTGCGTCTAACCCAAATCCAAAACGTATGGCTGAACTAGTGATGGCAGACTGGGCGAAAGTTGGCGTAAAAGCAAATCCAGTCACATTTGAATGGGCTGACTATCAAAAACGTGCTAAAGCAGGCGAATTAACGGCAGGTATCTTCGGTTGGTCAGGTGATAACGGTGATCCGGATAACTTCCTTTCTCCATTACTTGCAAGTGCTAATGCTGGTAACTCAAACTTTGCTCGTTTCAAAAATGCAGAATTTGATTCCTTATTAGATAAAGCAATTGGCTTAACGAATAAAGAAGAACGTGCAGCGCTTTATAAACAAGCACAAGTGATTTTCCATGAGCAAGCACCGTGGATTCCAGTTGCGCACTCTGTTGGTTTCGCACCACTTAGCCCTCGCGTAAAAGGCTACGTACAAAGCCCATTCGGCTATGATGCGTTTTATGGCGTGAGTGTTGATGGTAAATAA
- a CDS encoding MDR family MFS transporter — translation MVEKDAVIERQHYKGLAWVASMALFMQSLDATILNTVLPTIATDLQTPVFEMQMAIIAYSLAVALFIPLTAWAAAKFGTLTVFRSAVFTFVFGSVACAMATSLETLVLARILQGIGGAFMMPVARLAIIQTVPKNQLINAWNLMATAGLIGPILGPILGGWLVVHTSWHWIFLINIPIGMLGFWAAAKVMGNHKGNANKLDWTGFLLFAFGLVGLTLGLDLLGESHRDNMTTYSALSVGIALLVAYYFYAKGNERAILPLSLFNTRTFRLGIAANIFIRLSGSAVPFLLPLMFQLSFGYSAEESGWLLAPIALMSVVFKRFIGHILNMLGYKTTLILSSLLMAASTVSMSWLDTSSSTTWIICNLMWYGACMSMIFTSINTLTVGDLSQAQSGVGSTVLSIVQQVGIGFGIAVASIILTLYRQFMGNDGDALQHAFSYTFLTTSVFAIALVWILSYLRKTDGDHLRKKR, via the coding sequence ATGGTGGAAAAAGACGCAGTAATAGAACGCCAGCATTATAAAGGGCTGGCTTGGGTAGCTTCCATGGCTTTGTTTATGCAAAGCTTGGATGCGACTATTTTAAATACTGTCTTACCCACCATTGCAACAGATCTGCAAACCCCTGTCTTTGAAATGCAAATGGCGATTATCGCCTATTCTCTTGCCGTAGCCTTATTTATTCCTTTAACTGCTTGGGCGGCTGCTAAATTTGGTACACTTACGGTTTTCCGCTCCGCTGTTTTTACCTTTGTATTCGGTTCAGTCGCTTGTGCGATGGCCACTTCTCTCGAAACTCTTGTGCTTGCACGGATTCTTCAAGGTATTGGCGGTGCGTTTATGATGCCGGTTGCTCGCCTTGCGATTATTCAAACCGTACCGAAAAATCAATTAATTAATGCCTGGAATTTAATGGCGACAGCGGGATTGATTGGCCCGATTCTTGGTCCGATTTTAGGTGGTTGGCTTGTGGTACATACATCATGGCATTGGATTTTCTTAATCAATATTCCGATTGGCATGTTAGGCTTTTGGGCTGCGGCTAAAGTGATGGGCAATCATAAGGGTAATGCGAATAAGTTAGACTGGACGGGCTTTTTGCTCTTTGCGTTTGGTTTAGTTGGGCTCACTCTTGGGCTTGATTTACTCGGAGAAAGTCACCGTGACAATATGACCACATACAGTGCATTGTCGGTTGGTATTGCATTATTGGTCGCCTATTATTTTTATGCGAAAGGTAATGAACGTGCCATTTTGCCGTTATCTCTTTTCAATACAAGAACATTCCGATTAGGAATTGCAGCCAATATCTTTATTCGTCTTTCTGGCTCAGCTGTGCCGTTCTTATTGCCATTAATGTTCCAACTTTCCTTTGGCTATTCAGCTGAAGAGTCAGGCTGGTTGCTTGCACCCATTGCGCTAATGTCCGTCGTATTTAAACGCTTTATTGGGCATATTTTAAATATGCTAGGTTATAAAACCACACTAATTTTATCGTCACTTTTAATGGCAGCCTCGACGGTTTCAATGTCATGGCTTGATACCTCATCATCAACGACATGGATTATATGTAATCTGATGTGGTACGGTGCCTGCATGTCGATGATTTTTACCTCAATTAACACTCTTACCGTTGGCGACCTATCACAGGCACAAAGCGGTGTAGGCTCAACGGTGCTGAGTATTGTGCAACAAGTAGGAATCGGATTTGGTATCGCTGTGGCATCTATTATTTTGACGTTATATCGTCAATTCATGGGTAACGACGGCGATGCATTACAACATGCTTTCAGTTACACGTTTCTGACCACTTCTGTTTTTGCTATTGCATTAGTTTGGATATTGAGTTATTTACGCAAAACAGACGGGGATCATTTGCGAAAAAAACGCTAA
- the mobB gene encoding molybdopterin-guanine dinucleotide biosynthesis protein MobB, giving the protein MNNPFPLLGITGYSGSGKTTLLEKLLPQLIKKGLRVSVIKHSHHNAHVDKEGKDSWRMKEAGSAQVIMACDTRWALMTETPQAPVSLAYLSQQFDRHLTDLVLVEGFKQEPIPKILLHRQEMTKPLPELDENVLALATDYSLETDRTLLDINHIEQIAEFIYQWWKKTQ; this is encoded by the coding sequence ATGAATAATCCCTTTCCTCTTCTTGGCATCACTGGTTACAGCGGTAGTGGCAAAACCACATTATTGGAAAAATTACTTCCTCAATTAATCAAAAAAGGTCTACGTGTTTCAGTCATTAAACACAGCCATCACAACGCTCACGTGGATAAAGAGGGCAAAGACAGTTGGCGCATGAAAGAGGCGGGGTCTGCGCAAGTTATTATGGCTTGTGATACTCGTTGGGCATTAATGACAGAAACCCCTCAAGCGCCGGTTTCTTTAGCTTATTTAAGCCAACAATTTGATCGTCATTTAACGGATTTAGTTTTGGTAGAAGGATTTAAACAAGAACCTATTCCAAAGATTCTATTGCATCGACAAGAGATGACAAAACCTTTGCCGGAATTAGATGAAAACGTGTTGGCTTTAGCAACAGATTATTCGCTTGAAACTGACCGCACTTTATTAGATATTAATCACATTGAACAGATCGCTGAGTTTATTTATCAATGGTGGAAAAAGACGCAGTAA
- the rseB gene encoding sigma-E factor regulatory protein RseB, with translation MKKTFLKLTALLGLFLLPFTAFAEEPIQSLNKMSQAMRDLNYEIAFVQTTPTNMDSFRYRHIKQGQKVYAQLVTLDGEQQEIIQRGNLVSYFQPGSSAFTINSGEIVDALPAVIRTDFSKLSQNYDFIKLGKDRIAGRFVDTIRIVPKDDFRYQYLIFLDEENSLLLRGDMLDREGKLLDQFRVVTLYIDNRLRGLTDYLNKVSVPPLLSEGKQESSLSINWKTDWLPQGFDLVRQNQDVIDGEVIENALFSDGLFTFTLYVNKADSTAAKENTWKQGAYTIYSEVMGDKEITFIGQLPIAAAKRIVQGVTFLK, from the coding sequence ATGAAAAAAACGTTTCTCAAATTAACCGCACTTTTAGGATTATTCTTATTGCCTTTTACGGCATTTGCAGAAGAGCCAATCCAGTCATTAAATAAAATGTCGCAAGCAATGCGGGATTTAAATTATGAGATTGCTTTTGTGCAAACTACGCCAACGAATATGGACTCGTTCCGTTATCGTCATATTAAGCAAGGGCAAAAAGTGTATGCACAATTGGTGACATTAGATGGTGAACAACAAGAAATCATCCAACGCGGTAATTTAGTCAGCTATTTCCAGCCAGGTTCAAGTGCTTTCACAATTAACAGTGGTGAAATTGTGGATGCACTACCTGCAGTAATTCGTACTGATTTTAGTAAGCTTAGTCAGAATTATGATTTTATTAAGCTTGGAAAAGACCGAATTGCAGGACGATTTGTCGATACCATTCGCATTGTGCCAAAAGACGATTTTCGCTATCAATATCTCATTTTCTTAGATGAAGAAAATAGTTTGTTATTGCGTGGTGATATGCTTGATCGCGAAGGTAAGTTGCTTGATCAATTCCGTGTGGTCACGTTATATATCGATAATCGTCTACGAGGTTTAACAGATTACCTTAATAAGGTGTCAGTGCCACCACTTTTAAGTGAAGGGAAACAAGAGTCATCGCTTTCAATCAATTGGAAAACTGATTGGTTACCACAAGGTTTTGATTTAGTTCGACAAAATCAAGATGTGATAGATGGTGAAGTGATTGAAAATGCGTTATTTAGTGATGGTCTTTTCACTTTCACCCTTTATGTCAATAAAGCCGACAGCACCGCTGCAAAAGAAAATACGTGGAAACAAGGGGCTTATACGATTTACAGTGAAGTAATGGGCGATAAAGAAATTACCTTTATCGGACAGCTTCCAATTGCCGCTGCTAAGCGAATTGTGCAAGGTGTAACATTCCTAAAATAA
- a CDS encoding sigma-E factor negative regulatory protein translates to MQKELLSAYMDGEEVSAELTEQLCQDKDSQESWAAYHTVRAVMRKESPVLLGADFTAKMADLIELEEVKHVEITVSQPTPEEADSLPFVQKLKAFFAPMTQIAVAAGVCLVAVVGVQSFNAKNTSVTPENPVLQTLPFNSSVQEVSYNAPTKDVATSEQVEQKNRRIGTMLQNYELQRRMHADSLNVGSNQAK, encoded by the coding sequence ATGCAAAAAGAGTTACTTTCAGCCTATATGGATGGAGAAGAAGTCAGTGCCGAGTTGACGGAACAACTTTGTCAGGATAAAGATTCACAAGAATCTTGGGCGGCATATCACACCGTAAGAGCAGTAATGCGTAAAGAGTCACCAGTGTTGCTAGGTGCTGATTTTACGGCGAAAATGGCTGATTTAATTGAATTAGAAGAAGTAAAACATGTTGAGATTACTGTTTCTCAACCAACACCGGAGGAAGCCGATAGCTTACCATTCGTGCAAAAATTAAAAGCATTCTTTGCACCAATGACACAAATTGCGGTGGCTGCAGGTGTGTGTTTAGTAGCAGTAGTAGGTGTACAATCATTTAATGCGAAAAACACCTCGGTTACACCTGAAAACCCAGTTTTACAAACCTTGCCATTTAACAGTTCTGTTCAAGAAGTAAGTTACAACGCTCCGACCAAAGATGTAGCCACTTCGGAACAGGTTGAGCAGAAAAATCGCCGTATTGGTACGATGTTGCAAAACTATGAATTACAGCGTCGTATGCATGCAGATAGCTTAAATGTGGGTAGCAACCAAGCGAAATAA